The following coding sequences lie in one Fimbriimonadaceae bacterium genomic window:
- a CDS encoding glycosyltransferase family 4 protein, with product MKILQVGSSLFDWGGIERYVVYLAEGLVERGHEVHVTCPKGSPLNQKAVGTHHNVALKRQFQLSLLPKYLRLLRKENFDVFHVHFSPDFVVPAIAARIAKQQRVLMTRHVVLPWSATKVKRYLGLFEHIVPVSDAVQRILTESGIPAERMTVAKAGVPGLVPTQKREAARSSLGLNDKFAIGFFGRLVPEKGVDTLINSAEFLPEEVSIQIFGSGPQEPELKRLAETHPSKVQFRGFVDNVANAMSAMDAVAIPSVWEEAFPYSALEALSVGVPILGSISGGLPELVDEGITGYLSEKGDAQELAKAAFRLKSKSKDEWNEMSAAARKRHQDEFTIAHFAERMEQVYTSL from the coding sequence GTGAAGATCCTACAGGTCGGGAGTTCTTTATTCGACTGGGGCGGGATCGAGCGCTACGTGGTCTACCTTGCAGAAGGGCTTGTCGAGCGGGGGCATGAGGTTCACGTCACATGCCCAAAAGGAAGCCCACTCAATCAAAAAGCAGTGGGTACGCATCACAACGTCGCCCTCAAACGGCAGTTTCAGCTCTCGCTGTTACCTAAGTACCTCAGGTTGCTGAGAAAAGAGAACTTCGATGTTTTTCACGTTCATTTCTCACCTGACTTCGTTGTGCCTGCCATAGCCGCAAGAATTGCAAAGCAACAGCGAGTGCTTATGACCCGGCATGTGGTTCTGCCTTGGTCTGCAACAAAGGTGAAGCGATACTTGGGGCTGTTCGAGCATATCGTTCCAGTCTCAGATGCTGTTCAGCGTATCCTTACTGAATCTGGCATCCCTGCAGAACGGATGACTGTGGCAAAGGCTGGGGTGCCTGGGCTTGTACCAACTCAAAAGCGAGAGGCTGCGAGATCGTCGTTGGGGCTGAACGATAAGTTCGCGATCGGGTTCTTTGGCAGGCTCGTGCCCGAGAAGGGAGTCGACACGCTCATCAACAGCGCCGAGTTTCTGCCTGAAGAGGTCTCCATTCAGATTTTTGGGTCCGGCCCGCAAGAGCCCGAACTTAAGAGGTTGGCCGAAACTCATCCATCGAAGGTTCAGTTCCGGGGTTTTGTTGATAACGTGGCGAACGCGATGTCGGCGATGGACGCTGTCGCCATTCCCAGCGTTTGGGAAGAGGCGTTTCCTTACTCTGCCCTGGAAGCTCTCTCCGTGGGAGTGCCGATTCTGGGTTCGATTAGCGGAGGTTTGCCCGAGCTTGTGGATGAAGGGATAACGGGCTATTTGTCTGAAAAAGGCGATGCTCAAGAACTTGCTAAAGCGGCTTTCAGACTAAAGTCGAAGAGCAAAGACGAATGGAACGAGATGTCCGCCGCGGCACGTAAACGGCATCAGGACGAATTTACCATTGCCCATTTTGCCGAGCGTATGGAGCAGGTCTACACGTCCTTATAA
- a CDS encoding SOS response-associated peptidase family protein: MCSVIWTLQKSNAEQRRKRPSESAELILPKQQVIDASWGFKESFDDKPKLVINARSETITEKEMFRPYIGFGRAVVRVSKFGDWERYSHKEKLLWEFTPTNAEEFQLACLWRMQDGKPEFVILTTTSNELYERVGDRMPCVLTDQDSALWLGEDTEKALDALHTFPAEGMRAVHEEPLQESLFEI, translated from the coding sequence ATGTGCTCCGTGATTTGGACACTCCAAAAGTCGAATGCAGAGCAACGGCGCAAGCGGCCATCGGAATCTGCAGAGCTGATTTTGCCCAAGCAGCAAGTCATCGACGCTTCTTGGGGCTTCAAGGAGAGCTTTGACGACAAGCCGAAACTCGTGATCAATGCACGGTCGGAGACGATCACTGAGAAGGAGATGTTTCGTCCGTACATCGGTTTTGGTCGGGCGGTTGTGCGAGTCTCCAAGTTTGGCGATTGGGAGCGCTATTCTCACAAGGAGAAGCTGCTTTGGGAGTTCACACCCACAAACGCCGAAGAATTTCAACTCGCATGTCTGTGGCGAATGCAGGATGGAAAACCCGAGTTTGTCATCCTTACGACGACTTCCAATGAACTTTACGAGCGCGTAGGTGACCGGATGCCGTGCGTGTTGACCGACCAAGATTCGGCGCTATGGCTTGGAGAGGACACGGAAAAGGCCCTTGATGCACTGCACACCTTCCCTGCTGAGGGAATGCGGGCTGTACACGAAGAGCCTTTGCAAGAATCTCTATTCGAGATTTAG
- a CDS encoding thioredoxin family protein, with protein MNRFKILSILLLTLIASFGVSQTPPSPFATWSIKLDRDFVRAGESAQIILTIDLQEGWHAYQIGQEGGPQGTDFKIDPESPVEMNGPIVAPKPGIKFDKNFNIDVGFYEEQAIFAIPIKVKEGTRGAHTIKVYVTSQVCDASSCDRPRRDLELTTDLDIEAGDTRADHTAAITTLPDQEPQEGTEKGSLADVSVVGETGLDSTPGGGGGSAGTEEPPKTLLGIFALGLATGFLALLTPCVFPMIPVTISYFSKNAEGSFSATVKTALIYCLGIIASFTVLGLAVTIALGPAGTQELARNPWVNAGLALLFIVLAISLFGVFELVLPSGLVTRVSNMNSKGGAILGPFLMGLTFAITSFTCTVPVVGALLAGAASGDRLYPAVGMIGFSLALSIPFFMLAVFPQFLKKLPKSGSWMVTVKAFMGFLELAAALKFISNIDLVYQWQILTRPVFLSIWAALFLIAGLYLWGWLLLPKDTSSKIGSVRRIFGVATVGLGIWCIAALNGASLGVVTGLLPPSDYGRYSAKHEGPEWITNDFAKAVADSKASGKPILIDFTGWTCTNCRDMEDRVFPLADVEKEFEKYTLVRIYVDQKGREEELGGLQDRLAGEPTLPNYLILKPGTEEKVAQMGYPSGADKKTPFLEFLQENHAKAVGSAVAQK; from the coding sequence ATGAACCGATTTAAAATCCTCTCCATCCTGCTTCTGACCCTCATCGCCTCCTTTGGAGTAAGTCAGACGCCCCCTTCGCCTTTCGCGACTTGGTCGATCAAGCTCGACCGTGACTTCGTTCGTGCTGGCGAATCGGCGCAGATCATCCTTACAATCGATTTGCAGGAGGGTTGGCACGCCTATCAGATCGGACAAGAGGGTGGACCGCAAGGTACAGACTTCAAGATTGACCCGGAGAGTCCGGTCGAGATGAACGGACCGATCGTTGCCCCCAAGCCAGGAATAAAGTTCGATAAGAACTTTAACATCGATGTCGGCTTCTATGAGGAGCAAGCGATCTTCGCTATTCCCATCAAGGTGAAAGAGGGGACTCGTGGCGCCCACACGATCAAAGTCTATGTGACATCTCAAGTTTGTGACGCGAGCTCTTGCGACCGACCGCGTCGAGATTTAGAACTGACGACGGATTTGGATATCGAAGCGGGAGACACCCGTGCCGACCATACTGCCGCTATCACAACTCTGCCCGATCAAGAGCCACAAGAAGGAACTGAGAAGGGAAGTCTTGCCGATGTTTCGGTTGTCGGCGAGACGGGTTTGGATTCAACACCGGGCGGAGGAGGTGGCTCTGCTGGGACTGAGGAGCCGCCGAAAACGCTACTTGGCATTTTTGCGTTAGGGTTGGCAACGGGTTTTCTCGCCCTGCTTACGCCTTGCGTTTTTCCCATGATCCCTGTGACGATCAGCTATTTTTCAAAGAATGCAGAGGGGTCTTTCTCGGCTACTGTTAAGACAGCGCTCATTTACTGCTTAGGAATCATCGCCTCCTTTACGGTTCTTGGACTAGCAGTCACGATTGCTTTGGGACCGGCGGGTACACAAGAGTTGGCCAGGAATCCGTGGGTAAACGCCGGTTTGGCTCTCCTATTCATAGTCCTTGCTATAAGCCTTTTTGGCGTTTTCGAGTTGGTGCTTCCCAGCGGCCTCGTTACAAGGGTCAGCAATATGAACTCGAAAGGCGGTGCAATCCTTGGACCGTTCCTTATGGGCCTCACCTTTGCCATCACAAGTTTCACTTGTACAGTCCCGGTTGTGGGCGCTCTCCTGGCGGGGGCTGCTTCAGGTGATCGGCTGTATCCAGCGGTAGGGATGATCGGCTTTAGCCTTGCTCTTTCGATTCCTTTCTTTATGCTAGCCGTGTTTCCGCAATTTTTAAAGAAGTTGCCAAAGTCCGGTTCATGGATGGTCACCGTGAAGGCTTTCATGGGCTTTCTGGAACTCGCTGCAGCACTCAAGTTCATCTCAAACATCGACTTGGTTTACCAATGGCAAATCCTCACCCGTCCAGTCTTCCTTTCGATCTGGGCAGCTCTCTTCCTGATTGCAGGGCTCTATCTTTGGGGATGGTTGCTACTACCGAAGGACACTTCATCGAAGATTGGCTCTGTCCGACGTATCTTTGGAGTAGCCACGGTTGGCTTAGGTATTTGGTGTATCGCGGCATTAAATGGGGCAAGTCTAGGCGTTGTCACTGGACTCCTCCCCCCGTCGGACTACGGCCGCTACAGCGCCAAGCATGAGGGGCCGGAGTGGATTACAAATGACTTTGCCAAGGCAGTTGCCGATTCCAAGGCGAGCGGCAAGCCAATACTAATCGACTTCACTGGATGGACGTGTACAAACTGCCGAGATATGGAAGATCGCGTCTTCCCGCTCGCCGATGTGGAGAAAGAGTTCGAGAAGTACACACTCGTCCGCATCTATGTGGATCAGAAAGGAAGAGAAGAGGAGCTTGGCGGCCTTCAGGATAGGCTAGCTGGAGAGCCGACTCTGCCCAACTACCTCATCCTCAAGCCGGGAACCGAGGAGAAGGTCGCCCAGATGGGCTATCCGAGCGGCGCCGACAAGAAGACTCCGTTCTTGGAATTCCTGCAAGAGAACCACGCGAAAGCGGTCGGATCTGCCGTCGCCCAAAAGTGA
- a CDS encoding PD40 domain-containing protein produces the protein MNRKLKIGLLTGLTTAVIMSSGCGGATSGFSPFSFGGLMFYNSGNLFTMLQNGSNVRPGPTNVFLGSMTFNRKIVTSRTISGVSQIIICNADGSAEVQLTNSTGGNLRPSVDPNGTKIAFISSRDGNNEIYVMNIDGTNQTRLTNDAGSDYFPSISADGTKIIFNSDRDGNEEVYSINVNGTGLTRLTNNAADDITPAWSEDGTEILFCTDRDGNFEIYRANANGTSPTRITTTAEDEVHASYSIDGSRIFYYDSTSEVRRINPDGSTRVTLSSGGGTKTACWVF, from the coding sequence ATGAATCGAAAGTTGAAAATCGGATTGTTGACCGGTCTAACGACCGCTGTTATCATGTCCTCTGGCTGTGGAGGAGCAACGAGTGGCTTCAGCCCGTTTTCCTTTGGAGGCTTGATGTTCTACAACTCAGGCAACCTCTTCACAATGCTGCAGAACGGCAGCAATGTGCGCCCCGGCCCAACGAATGTTTTCCTTGGGTCAATGACGTTTAATCGAAAAATTGTCACGAGTCGTACGATCAGTGGCGTTAGCCAGATAATCATCTGCAATGCTGACGGTTCGGCAGAGGTTCAACTGACGAACTCAACAGGGGGAAATCTCCGACCTTCGGTTGATCCTAACGGTACGAAGATAGCGTTCATATCTTCTCGCGATGGCAACAACGAAATCTATGTGATGAACATCGATGGCACAAACCAAACGCGACTGACCAACGACGCAGGTTCTGATTATTTTCCTAGCATCAGCGCTGACGGAACCAAGATCATTTTCAATTCAGATCGCGACGGAAACGAGGAGGTTTACTCGATCAACGTCAACGGAACCGGTCTGACGAGGCTGACGAACAATGCGGCGGATGACATCACCCCAGCATGGTCAGAGGACGGTACCGAAATTCTATTCTGTACCGATCGCGATGGCAACTTTGAAATCTATCGCGCTAATGCGAACGGTACGTCACCGACTCGCATTACAACTACCGCAGAGGACGAGGTGCATGCTTCCTACAGCATAGACGGATCGCGAATTTTCTACTATGATAGTACGAGCGAGGTTCGACGCATCAATCCTGACGGTTCGACAAGAGTGACGCTCTCGTCGGGTGGTGGAACAAAGACCGCCTGCTGGGTGTTCTGA
- a CDS encoding NIL domain-containing protein, whose product MERVEISITAGKEAVGKPWIWQLSRDFNVKVTIKKANVDTDFGWLLIECEGPVEEIQRATAWLMTTGMHIEAQQRAVGAQ is encoded by the coding sequence ATGGAGAGAGTCGAAATCAGCATCACCGCAGGGAAGGAAGCGGTCGGCAAGCCTTGGATTTGGCAGCTTAGCCGAGACTTCAATGTTAAAGTCACGATCAAGAAGGCAAATGTCGATACCGATTTCGGTTGGCTTTTGATTGAATGTGAGGGCCCGGTTGAGGAGATTCAACGCGCGACGGCTTGGCTCATGACCACAGGGATGCACATCGAAGCCCAGCAACGCGCCGTCGGCGCGCAATGA
- a CDS encoding LCP family protein, whose amino-acid sequence MPEKQAKKIPTRAKKILGGIAYGLFCAIALAVGTGAGFVGQSQTFQDLVVGMITNRQPEDVFSRDHLTVLVLGCDVDLSKGGKKVLREKARSDMMLVVKFDFKNNRVGGVSIPRDLEVAVSGYRSQKINAYHAIGGPELAKQAAGFVLDVPIDRVVTIDYEAFKEMVDMVGGVELFVAKRMKYSDKAGGLFIDLEPGRQKLDGYKAMGYVRFRHSDSDFMRMQRQKEFMIAFKTAIQSHMSQLPKIIDKGAEVLDGDLTTRELNALGLFLKGLPNENIKMGAVPVTDGSGTNLNLDLSKLRLVLEENYMIPKTTTVSGNLTPELEGNTPL is encoded by the coding sequence ATGCCGGAGAAGCAAGCGAAAAAGATTCCTACCCGCGCCAAGAAAATCCTTGGTGGAATCGCCTATGGACTCTTTTGTGCGATCGCTCTTGCCGTCGGAACGGGCGCTGGATTCGTGGGTCAAAGCCAGACATTTCAGGATCTCGTCGTCGGCATGATCACCAACCGACAACCTGAGGACGTCTTCTCCCGCGACCATCTTACTGTTCTCGTTCTGGGCTGCGACGTTGATCTCTCCAAAGGCGGCAAGAAGGTCCTGCGTGAGAAGGCTCGAAGCGACATGATGCTCGTCGTCAAGTTCGACTTCAAGAACAACCGCGTTGGTGGCGTCTCCATCCCTCGCGACTTGGAAGTCGCTGTTTCTGGCTATCGTTCACAAAAAATCAACGCCTACCATGCCATTGGAGGACCGGAGCTAGCCAAGCAGGCTGCAGGTTTCGTTCTGGATGTTCCTATCGACCGGGTTGTAACCATCGACTACGAAGCGTTCAAAGAGATGGTCGACATGGTCGGTGGAGTTGAACTCTTCGTGGCAAAGCGAATGAAGTATTCCGATAAGGCCGGTGGTCTTTTTATCGATCTGGAGCCCGGACGCCAAAAGCTCGACGGCTACAAAGCGATGGGCTACGTAAGGTTCCGCCACTCGGACAGCGACTTCATGCGCATGCAGCGCCAGAAAGAATTCATGATCGCTTTCAAAACGGCTATCCAGTCGCACATGAGCCAGTTGCCCAAGATCATCGACAAGGGCGCGGAGGTGTTGGACGGAGACCTGACGACTCGCGAACTGAACGCGCTCGGTCTCTTCCTAAAAGGGCTTCCAAACGAAAACATTAAGATGGGCGCTGTCCCCGTCACCGATGGCAGTGGCACGAACCTGAATCTCGATCTCTCTAAGCTTCGTCTGGTTCTTGAAGAGAACTATATGATCCCAAAGACGACAACGGTTTCAGGCAACCTCACACCCGAACTTGAGGGGAACACCCCACTTTGA
- a CDS encoding PD40 domain-containing protein encodes MKNKSLIGVCLMALLLAGCGGSGRGGNVGTLTLIGFDSNADGDFEIMIANSDGSGVTALTDNTDTDSFGNFSPDGTKIVFKRYTGGNDEIYMMNVDGSNVLNVSKNLADDYHPVFSPDGTKIAFATRRDGNSEIYVMNADGSNPVNLTNNAADDYSPAWNADGTKIVFDSERDNDSEIFVMNADGSNVTQLTFNDAEEYEPAFSPTGKIVFDSNRDGNFEIYSMNGDGSGQTRLTTTSGDEFDPAYNSDGTKIIFSSNRDGNFEIYVMNANGTGQKRLMNRPGAYDGSPEFAP; translated from the coding sequence ATGAAAAACAAATCGTTAATTGGTGTTTGCCTGATGGCCTTGTTGCTCGCCGGATGTGGAGGAAGTGGACGCGGCGGAAACGTGGGAACACTCACGCTGATCGGGTTCGACAGTAATGCAGATGGTGACTTTGAAATAATGATCGCCAACTCTGATGGGAGCGGGGTAACCGCCCTCACCGACAACACAGACACGGATTCATTCGGCAACTTCAGCCCCGATGGCACCAAGATCGTGTTCAAGCGCTATACGGGTGGGAATGATGAGATCTACATGATGAACGTTGATGGATCGAACGTTCTCAATGTTTCTAAGAATCTCGCAGACGACTACCACCCTGTTTTCAGTCCGGATGGAACCAAGATCGCCTTTGCCACGCGCAGAGATGGGAACAGCGAAATCTATGTGATGAACGCAGATGGCTCTAACCCAGTCAACTTGACCAACAATGCCGCCGACGATTACTCCCCCGCTTGGAATGCGGACGGCACAAAGATCGTTTTTGACAGTGAACGCGATAACGATTCGGAGATCTTTGTCATGAATGCGGACGGATCAAACGTTACCCAGCTCACCTTCAACGACGCAGAGGAGTACGAGCCTGCCTTTTCGCCCACGGGAAAGATCGTGTTTGACAGCAATAGGGACGGAAACTTCGAGATTTATTCGATGAATGGTGATGGTTCTGGACAAACCAGGCTCACGACGACGAGTGGCGATGAGTTTGACCCTGCCTACAATTCCGACGGGACAAAGATTATCTTTAGCTCCAACCGCGACGGTAACTTCGAAATCTACGTGATGAACGCCAACGGAACAGGTCAAAAACGCCTAATGAATCGCCCTGGCGCATACGACGGAAGTCCAGAATTTGCCCCATAA
- a CDS encoding GAF domain-containing protein, translated as MEATPSLLNAVHLATKKLSSSGNIDALLQDVLAICVEAVGAVGGTIYIHDPSNKRLKFQHVLPAEILHKLPTADIPDNYGAAGKVFQSRKTAITILDQRPSSQLSSFEEATGVKIESLITVPLTMADEEPLGVVQLINKREGSFDDVDASVLETISAVSSMAVLNHRLTDEATRASTLLGMGKVSHDIGNLAASLYANISFSDLAMEGLREHLAHQTEAEMAIMYAESLQSMLQELKDSVDRIVGYSRLISDLSVGRQLRPNKHLATLAQTIQTSAAYLESEGRKNHVGIIYDIQENAPATKHDELYIFRIVQNLVGNAVKAVKETVPDDWANQVGEDEDTLFGEVIVSYRFIDNMHRIEVRDTGPGMAKDVAETILRGTARSQWAKGSGSGWGTKIVLELAATHNAKVEIDSEPGRGTSFIISLPHDPGP; from the coding sequence ATGGAAGCAACTCCGAGCCTGCTCAACGCGGTTCACCTCGCCACAAAGAAACTCTCCAGCAGCGGCAATATTGACGCCCTGCTGCAGGACGTCTTGGCCATATGTGTCGAGGCGGTAGGCGCGGTAGGAGGCACCATCTACATTCATGACCCGAGCAACAAACGGCTCAAATTCCAACACGTGCTTCCCGCCGAGATTTTGCACAAGCTGCCAACAGCCGACATCCCTGACAACTATGGTGCCGCTGGCAAGGTCTTCCAATCACGCAAAACTGCAATCACAATTCTCGATCAGCGCCCAAGCTCGCAGCTGTCCTCCTTTGAGGAGGCTACCGGAGTCAAGATCGAGTCGCTTATCACCGTTCCTTTGACGATGGCTGACGAAGAACCCCTCGGTGTGGTTCAGCTTATCAACAAGCGCGAAGGCTCGTTCGACGATGTTGATGCTTCGGTTCTGGAAACAATCTCAGCCGTTTCATCGATGGCTGTTTTGAACCATCGCCTTACCGACGAAGCCACGCGAGCTTCCACTCTCTTAGGAATGGGCAAGGTTAGCCACGACATTGGCAACCTTGCGGCTAGCTTGTACGCCAACATCTCTTTCTCCGACCTTGCGATGGAGGGCCTCCGTGAGCACCTCGCCCACCAAACCGAAGCTGAAATGGCGATTATGTACGCCGAATCGCTTCAGTCGATGTTGCAAGAGCTCAAGGATTCCGTTGACCGAATTGTGGGCTACTCCCGACTGATCAGTGATTTGTCGGTGGGTCGACAGCTTCGTCCGAACAAGCATCTCGCAACGCTTGCGCAGACGATCCAGACGTCAGCGGCCTACCTGGAGAGCGAAGGCCGGAAAAACCACGTTGGCATTATCTACGACATTCAAGAAAATGCCCCCGCAACCAAGCACGATGAGCTTTACATCTTCCGCATCGTCCAAAACCTTGTCGGGAATGCGGTCAAAGCGGTGAAAGAAACCGTCCCTGACGATTGGGCAAACCAGGTCGGTGAAGATGAGGACACGCTTTTCGGCGAAGTTATCGTTTCGTATCGATTCATCGATAACATGCATCGTATCGAAGTTCGAGATACTGGCCCCGGGATGGCAAAGGACGTAGCCGAAACCATCCTTCGGGGCACTGCCAGAAGCCAATGGGCTAAGGGCAGCGGCTCCGGTTGGGGAACGAAGATCGTGCTTGAGCTCGCGGCAACACACAACGCCAAAGTAGAGATCGACAGTGAACCCGGCAGAGGCACATCCTTCATTATCTCTCTTCCCCACGATCCTGGTCCATAG
- a CDS encoding 2-isopropylmalate synthase, which translates to MADRVLVFDTTLRDGEQSPGVHLNMSEKLEIGHALVDLGVDIIEAGFPVSSPGDFEACQTLARELRGVQICGLTRARANDIDVAGEAIKPAENPRIHTGLGVSDNHLEHKLRMTREQALEVGVNAVKHARRYTDNIEYFMEDSGRADPAYVYQVVEAVIAAGATTINVPDTTGYTYPNEYYHLIKGIRENVPNADKAIFSCHCHNDLGMATANTLAGVMGGARQVEVTVNGIGERAGNTSLEEVVMALYIRKDYFKCETAVETSKLLPISRMVSRLTGMVVQRNKAVVGANAYAHSSGIHQDGVLKERSTYEIIDPHLVGAEKSEIILTARSGRHGLKHRLAELGFNFTDERFEDIYGKFIAAADEKDEIGDEDLRMLVS; encoded by the coding sequence ATGGCTGACCGAGTACTTGTTTTTGACACTACATTGCGTGATGGCGAGCAGAGCCCAGGAGTTCACCTGAATATGTCCGAGAAGCTGGAGATTGGGCACGCTCTCGTTGACCTTGGTGTGGACATTATCGAAGCAGGATTCCCTGTCAGTTCACCTGGCGACTTCGAAGCCTGCCAAACCCTTGCTCGCGAACTTCGCGGGGTCCAGATTTGTGGCCTCACTCGTGCTCGTGCGAACGATATTGACGTTGCAGGAGAAGCCATTAAACCCGCCGAGAATCCCCGGATTCACACAGGACTTGGTGTCAGCGACAACCATCTTGAGCACAAGTTGAGAATGACGCGTGAACAGGCGCTGGAGGTTGGGGTCAATGCCGTCAAGCACGCACGAAGATACACCGACAACATTGAGTACTTCATGGAGGATTCCGGTCGCGCCGACCCGGCTTACGTTTACCAAGTCGTGGAGGCGGTCATCGCGGCGGGTGCAACCACGATTAATGTTCCGGACACAACCGGATACACCTACCCCAACGAGTATTACCACCTCATCAAGGGGATCCGCGAGAACGTCCCCAATGCAGACAAGGCCATCTTTAGCTGTCACTGCCACAACGACCTTGGCATGGCAACAGCGAATACGCTTGCTGGAGTGATGGGCGGAGCACGCCAAGTCGAGGTGACCGTGAACGGCATCGGTGAGCGAGCGGGCAACACTTCACTCGAAGAGGTTGTGATGGCGCTCTATATCCGCAAGGACTATTTTAAGTGTGAGACTGCTGTCGAGACGAGCAAGCTACTCCCGATTTCGCGGATGGTCTCTCGCCTCACCGGAATGGTGGTTCAACGCAACAAAGCAGTTGTCGGAGCCAATGCCTACGCACACAGCTCGGGCATCCACCAGGATGGCGTTCTCAAAGAGCGCAGCACCTATGAGATTATCGATCCTCACTTGGTGGGAGCCGAAAAGTCGGAGATCATTTTGACGGCGCGTTCAGGTAGGCATGGGCTAAAGCACAGGCTTGCCGAGCTTGGGTTTAACTTCACCGATGAACGGTTTGAGGACATCTATGGCAAGTTCATCGCCGCTGCGGATGAGAAGGATGAGATCGGGGACGAAGATTTGCGCATGCTTGTGAGTTGA
- a CDS encoding acetylxylan esterase — protein MSDYAPYKPYLPEDIESFWLEAASEAKAARLDYRRSMANDFDLPGFRVERIDFLGMHEAQLHGWIAIPEGVRKAPGFVWIPPYGRESLLPNEFGTRDGFVSMSFNFFGHDAFHQETYRMERGYFSEGIEDPQTFIFRTMFQNAYIATRVFQAQFEVDEDRIAAMGMSQGAGFAVWLGAWCSIVKAVCADMPFFGAMNDTLGKQVYRYPLKEITDYADTIPLGLERVLHTVSYFDTLNQAVFCGVPTHVSLGEKDPSCRPPVVESIYESLAGEKVLRRYEVGHDWFPDMIHNNRDWLLAKL, from the coding sequence ATGAGCGACTACGCGCCCTACAAGCCCTATCTCCCAGAGGACATCGAATCATTCTGGTTGGAGGCGGCTAGTGAAGCTAAAGCAGCACGCCTAGATTACAGGCGGTCCATGGCCAACGATTTCGACCTGCCTGGATTCCGCGTCGAACGAATCGACTTTTTGGGCATGCACGAGGCACAGCTTCACGGGTGGATCGCGATACCGGAGGGTGTTCGAAAGGCTCCTGGCTTTGTCTGGATACCGCCCTATGGCCGCGAATCTTTGCTCCCGAATGAGTTTGGCACCCGCGATGGGTTTGTCAGCATGAGCTTCAATTTCTTTGGCCACGACGCTTTTCATCAGGAGACTTACCGGATGGAGAGGGGCTACTTTTCCGAGGGGATTGAAGACCCGCAAACATTCATCTTCCGCACCATGTTTCAGAACGCCTACATTGCGACACGCGTTTTTCAGGCGCAGTTTGAAGTCGACGAGGACCGAATTGCTGCTATGGGCATGAGCCAAGGGGCGGGGTTTGCGGTTTGGCTAGGCGCTTGGTGCTCAATCGTCAAGGCCGTGTGCGCAGACATGCCGTTTTTCGGGGCGATGAACGACACACTCGGCAAGCAGGTTTATCGCTATCCGCTCAAAGAAATCACAGACTACGCTGATACGATTCCACTCGGTTTAGAGCGAGTGCTGCATACCGTTTCTTACTTCGATACGCTTAACCAAGCTGTGTTTTGTGGTGTCCCAACACATGTCTCGCTCGGAGAAAAAGATCCGTCTTGTCGACCTCCGGTCGTCGAGTCGATCTATGAATCCTTGGCAGGCGAGAAGGTTTTGCGTCGATATGAGGTTGGTCATGACTGGTTCCCAGACATGATCCACAACAACCGTGATTGGCTCTTAGCCAAGCTCTGA